A genome region from Sphingobium sp. WTD-1 includes the following:
- a CDS encoding tail fiber domain-containing protein yields the protein MVISEGAISEWVMADLVREVCFDVGDGPLLLGGALAGYRAFADALGTGARFPYMIVGVDDPAAWEAGSGGLDADGRLVREPMASSAGGGAVSFAPGEKRGGLVLHSGWIAAVEGHGHGLAAIDGLGEALAGKQEASAGLDALADIATTAFGRSLLAQGDAAALRGHIGAGSVRAVDVSGGTTGLAFGGGPVIDSGALTLGGTLAIGHGGTGATSVAGARAALGLGDSAVRAVGTGAATVAAGDDMRIVGALQKAGDVMGGPLILSGMPGADLHAATKAYVDAQMQAIDAKNSAKLATTATISLAGLQSVDGIMTASGDRILVKDQANPAENGVYVASDGVWVRAIDMDSWAKVANASIWVEAGSANADRAWVCTANADGTLESSAVGWSQYAGPGAYQAVNANLTALASVASAANRLAYFTGAGTAGVVSFTSFARSLVDDADAAAARTTLGLGAMATQSATAVAISGGSAVLSDLEVSRTAASQALRIGADAGYINAVQLQTGTSARWSLSRNGSAESGSNAGSDFEIRRFNDSGVYLSSPLRIGRADGVTVIEAGLRPAVDNGVALGAAGYRWSVIYAASGTINTSDAQAKCDVGAVPEALLDAWGDVQWRQFRFVDAVVAKGEDARWHVGLVAQAVRDAIDARLGEGAAVRLGLLCHDAWPAEAEERDGEDVLIRPAREAGERWGLRYEECLALEAAWQRRRIDRIEALVSGGGNAGG from the coding sequence GTGGTGATCAGTGAGGGGGCGATCAGCGAATGGGTGATGGCGGACCTGGTGCGCGAGGTCTGTTTCGATGTCGGCGACGGGCCATTGCTGCTGGGCGGGGCGCTGGCGGGCTACCGGGCCTTTGCCGATGCGCTGGGGACGGGCGCGCGCTTTCCCTATATGATCGTCGGGGTCGATGATCCGGCGGCGTGGGAGGCGGGCAGCGGGGGGCTGGACGCGGACGGGCGGCTGGTGCGCGAGCCGATGGCGTCGTCGGCCGGGGGCGGGGCGGTCAGTTTCGCGCCGGGCGAGAAGCGGGGCGGGCTGGTGCTGCACAGCGGCTGGATCGCGGCGGTCGAGGGCCATGGCCATGGGCTAGCGGCAATCGATGGCCTTGGCGAGGCGCTGGCCGGCAAGCAGGAGGCGAGCGCGGGGCTGGACGCGCTGGCGGACATCGCGACGACGGCCTTTGGCCGCAGCCTGCTGGCGCAAGGCGATGCGGCGGCCCTGAGAGGGCATATCGGGGCCGGATCCGTGCGGGCGGTGGACGTGTCGGGCGGCACGACCGGATTGGCCTTCGGTGGCGGGCCGGTGATCGATAGCGGGGCGCTGACCCTGGGCGGGACGCTGGCGATCGGCCATGGCGGCACCGGCGCGACCAGTGTCGCTGGCGCACGGGCTGCGCTGGGGCTGGGCGACAGTGCCGTGCGTGCCGTCGGGACCGGTGCGGCGACGGTCGCCGCCGGAGACGATATGCGCATTGTCGGCGCATTGCAGAAGGCGGGCGATGTGATGGGCGGGCCGCTGATCCTGAGCGGGATGCCGGGCGCCGATCTCCATGCCGCGACCAAGGCCTATGTCGATGCGCAGATGCAGGCGATCGATGCCAAGAATAGCGCGAAGCTGGCCACGACCGCCACGATCAGCCTGGCCGGGTTGCAGTCGGTTGACGGCATCATGACGGCGAGTGGCGACCGTATCCTGGTGAAGGATCAGGCCAACCCGGCGGAAAACGGCGTATATGTCGCGAGCGATGGCGTCTGGGTGCGGGCCATCGATATGGACAGTTGGGCCAAGGTCGCCAATGCCAGCATCTGGGTGGAAGCAGGCAGCGCCAATGCCGACCGGGCATGGGTCTGTACCGCGAACGCCGACGGCACGCTGGAAAGCAGCGCGGTTGGCTGGAGCCAATATGCCGGACCGGGGGCCTATCAGGCGGTCAATGCCAATCTGACGGCGCTGGCAAGCGTGGCCAGCGCCGCCAACCGGCTGGCCTATTTTACCGGCGCCGGGACGGCGGGCGTCGTATCCTTCACCAGCTTTGCCCGATCGCTGGTCGATGATGCCGACGCGGCGGCGGCAAGAACCACCTTGGGATTGGGCGCGATGGCGACGCAGTCGGCGACGGCGGTGGCGATCAGTGGCGGGAGCGCCGTGCTGAGCGACCTGGAGGTGAGCCGGACGGCGGCCAGCCAGGCGCTGCGGATCGGTGCGGATGCGGGCTATATCAATGCTGTGCAGTTGCAGACCGGCACCAGTGCGCGCTGGTCGCTCAGCCGCAACGGCAGCGCGGAGAGCGGCAGCAATGCCGGATCGGATTTCGAGATCCGTCGCTTCAACGATAGCGGCGTCTATCTGTCGAGCCCGTTGCGGATCGGCCGGGCCGATGGCGTGACCGTGATCGAGGCCGGGCTGCGGCCGGCGGTGGACAATGGCGTGGCGCTGGGCGCGGCCGGCTATCGCTGGTCGGTCATCTATGCCGCGAGCGGGACGATCAATACGTCGGATGCGCAGGCCAAATGCGATGTCGGCGCGGTGCCCGAGGCGCTGCTGGACGCCTGGGGCGACGTGCAATGGCGCCAGTTCCGCTTCGTCGATGCGGTGGTGGCCAAGGGCGAGGATGCGCGCTGGCATGTCGGGCTGGTGGCACAGGCGGTGCGCGATGCGATCGACGCGCGGCTGGGCGAGGGGGCGGCGGTGCGGCTGGGGCTGCTGTGCCATGACGCCTGGCCGGCGGAGGCGGAGGAGCGGGATGGGGAGGATGTGCTGATCCGACCCGCGCGGGAAGCGGGTGAGCGCTGGGGGCTGCGCTACGAGGAGTGCCTGGCGCTGGAGGCGGCGTGGCAGCGGCGGCGGATCGACCGGATCGAGGCGCTGGTGTCGGGAGGCGGCAATGCTGGCGGGTGA
- a CDS encoding phage major capsid protein, with product MTEVVTDGLEGAFETVAQGERIAALEAQLGAMRVQMGRPALDGVKGGEVDPARGAFVERYLRQGLEAGVELKSFSGASGAAGGYAVPREIDQLIGSTLKAISPIRGIANVVRTGTAGYRKLVTAGGIVSGWASETGARAETGTPSFNEIAPPSGELYANPAASQAMLDDAQFDVEGWLAGEIAREFAVAEGAAFVNGNGTNKPKGFLTYTTTSEVDSVRAFGSLQYVASGAAGAFAGSNPQDRLIDLVQSLRAPYRQGASFVMNSATLAAIRKMKTSDGAFIWQPGLAAGQPATLLGYPVVEAEDMPDIAANSLSIAFGNFQAGYVIAERSDTSILRDPFSNKPFVHFYAVKRIGGAVANSEAIKLMKFAAS from the coding sequence ATGACGGAAGTGGTGACGGACGGGCTGGAGGGCGCTTTCGAGACGGTGGCGCAGGGCGAGCGGATCGCGGCGCTGGAGGCGCAGCTGGGGGCGATGCGGGTGCAGATGGGGCGGCCGGCGCTCGATGGGGTGAAGGGCGGCGAGGTCGATCCGGCGCGCGGCGCCTTTGTCGAGCGCTATCTGCGGCAGGGGCTGGAAGCGGGCGTCGAGCTGAAGAGCTTTTCCGGGGCCAGCGGAGCGGCGGGCGGCTATGCGGTGCCGCGCGAGATCGACCAGCTGATCGGGTCTACGCTGAAGGCGATTTCGCCGATCCGCGGCATCGCCAATGTCGTGCGGACCGGGACGGCGGGCTATCGCAAGCTGGTGACGGCCGGCGGGATCGTGTCGGGCTGGGCGAGCGAGACCGGGGCGCGGGCCGAGACGGGCACGCCGAGCTTCAATGAGATCGCGCCGCCATCGGGCGAGCTTTACGCCAATCCGGCGGCGAGCCAGGCGATGCTGGACGACGCGCAGTTCGATGTCGAGGGCTGGCTGGCGGGCGAGATTGCCCGCGAGTTCGCGGTGGCCGAGGGGGCGGCCTTCGTCAACGGCAATGGGACGAACAAGCCCAAGGGCTTCCTGACCTATACCACCACCAGCGAGGTGGACAGCGTGCGCGCGTTCGGGTCGCTGCAATATGTTGCGTCGGGGGCGGCGGGGGCCTTTGCGGGCAGCAACCCGCAGGACAGGCTGATCGACCTGGTCCAGAGCCTGCGCGCGCCCTATCGCCAGGGGGCGAGCTTCGTGATGAACTCGGCGACGCTGGCGGCGATCCGCAAGATGAAGACCAGCGATGGCGCCTTCATCTGGCAGCCGGGGCTGGCGGCCGGGCAGCCGGCGACCCTGCTGGGCTATCCGGTGGTCGAGGCGGAGGACATGCCTGATATCGCCGCGAACAGCCTGTCGATCGCCTTCGGCAATTTCCAGGCCGGCTATGTCATCGCCGAACGCAGCGACACCAGCATCCTGCGCGATCCGTTCAGCAACAAGCCGTTCGTCCATTTCTACGCGGTCAAGCGGATCGGCGGCGCGGTGGCGAACAGCGAGGCGATCAAGCTGATGAAGTTCGCCGCTTCGTAA
- a CDS encoding DUF805 domain-containing protein has translation MSYPAGSRAEFSLILHSIQRTLDFNGRARRSELLYYQIAVALLGIVIGFGSMTIMSLQQRVLLLSLMQIVTAIPLFALFARRLHDQDRSGWWALPLPVIIAFNMTDNYHRWADDGQILSLPLPLTIIRSLAIIAMLVFTFWPGTQGPNRFGKDPRPA, from the coding sequence ATGAGTTATCCAGCCGGCTCAAGGGCCGAGTTCAGCCTGATATTGCACAGCATCCAACGCACGTTGGATTTCAACGGCCGCGCCCGCAGATCGGAATTGCTTTATTATCAGATCGCCGTTGCCCTGCTCGGAATCGTCATCGGCTTTGGAAGCATGACCATAATGTCGCTACAGCAAAGGGTTCTTCTGTTAAGCCTGATGCAGATCGTGACCGCAATCCCCCTGTTCGCTCTCTTTGCACGCCGCCTGCACGATCAAGATCGATCAGGATGGTGGGCATTGCCCCTCCCGGTGATCATTGCGTTCAACATGACGGATAATTACCATAGATGGGCGGACGACGGCCAAATCCTGTCACTGCCGCTGCCTTTGACCATCATTCGAAGTCTGGCCATCATTGCCATGCTGGTCTTCACCTTCTGGCCCGGCACGCAAGGCCCCAATCGTTTCGGTAAAGACCCCCGTCCGGCCTGA
- a CDS encoding HK97 family phage prohead protease: MNGRGDAGALRFAGYAAIFDRVDRGGDVVRPGAFGAVTAAHVPLLWQHRPGAPIGRIEMAREDRRGLRVIGLVSRASAAGREAAAMLAAGAVDGLSFGYRVKAARGRGPRELLALELVEVSLVTHPMQPLARVVAVEGD, translated from the coding sequence ATGAACGGGCGGGGGGATGCGGGCGCGTTGCGCTTTGCCGGCTATGCCGCGATCTTCGACCGGGTGGACCGGGGCGGCGATGTGGTGCGGCCGGGCGCGTTCGGTGCGGTGACGGCGGCGCATGTGCCGCTGCTGTGGCAGCATCGGCCCGGCGCGCCGATCGGCCGGATCGAGATGGCGCGCGAGGACAGGCGCGGGCTGCGGGTGATTGGCCTTGTGTCGCGGGCGAGCGCGGCCGGGCGCGAGGCGGCGGCGATGCTGGCGGCCGGCGCGGTCGATGGGCTGAGTTTTGGTTACCGGGTGAAGGCGGCGCGGGGCAGGGGGCCGCGCGAATTGCTGGCGCTGGAACTGGTGGAGGTGAGTTTGGTAACGCACCCGATGCAGCCGCTGGCGCGGGTGGTGGCGGTGGAGGGGGACTAG
- a CDS encoding phytanoyl-CoA dioxygenase family protein, with translation MPLTLATHGAQHLPAALSPADLATIEAALADLPPDQPGLRLASLPALGPLLGPTGAIGRQAAAHQGAASRPVRAILFDKSAATNWALGWHQDRTIAVRRRIDAPGFGPWTMKSGIQHVAPPQSLLDAMVTLRLHLDPVDADNAPLLIAPGSHHHGRVAEADVAALVASCGIQPCLAARGDIWLYATPILHASDAATNPRHRRVLQLDYSADPLPDGLEWLGV, from the coding sequence ATGCCCCTCACCCTCGCCACCCACGGCGCCCAGCATCTTCCCGCAGCGCTGTCCCCTGCCGATCTCGCCACGATCGAAGCCGCCCTCGCTGATCTGCCGCCCGACCAGCCGGGCCTGCGCCTCGCCAGCCTGCCCGCGCTTGGTCCGTTGCTCGGCCCGACCGGCGCGATCGGCCGCCAGGCCGCCGCGCATCAGGGCGCAGCCAGCCGCCCGGTCCGCGCCATTCTGTTCGACAAGAGCGCCGCCACCAACTGGGCGCTGGGCTGGCATCAGGATCGCACCATCGCCGTGCGCCGGCGCATCGACGCGCCCGGCTTTGGCCCCTGGACGATGAAGTCCGGCATCCAGCATGTCGCCCCGCCCCAGTCGCTGCTCGACGCGATGGTGACGCTGCGCCTCCATCTCGATCCGGTCGATGCCGACAATGCCCCGCTGCTGATCGCACCCGGCTCCCACCATCATGGCCGCGTCGCCGAAGCCGATGTCGCCGCCCTCGTCGCAAGCTGCGGCATCCAGCCCTGCCTCGCGGCGCGCGGCGACATCTGGCTCTACGCCACGCCGATCCTCCACGCCTCCGACGCCGCCACCAACCCGCGCCACCGCCGCGTGCTGCAACTCGACTATAGCGCCGACCCGCTACCCGACGGCCTAGAATGGCTGGGGGTCTAG